In Flavobacterium cerinum, one genomic interval encodes:
- a CDS encoding Maf-like protein: MLNTLFKNHNIILASGSPRRQNFFKELDLEFEIRLKDVEEIYPDTLQAEEITDFLAELKANAFAGELNDNDILVTSDTIVWHEGKALGKPKDYDDAFETLRSLSGKTHEVITSVCLTSTTKRETFHEFTKVTFNPLPDEYIRYYLDNYSPFDKAGSYGIQEWIGLVAIAKIEGSYNNVVGLPVDKVFQHLLIFVG, translated from the coding sequence ATGCTTAATACCCTTTTTAAAAATCATAATATCATTCTGGCGTCCGGTTCTCCCCGACGCCAGAATTTCTTTAAAGAACTGGATCTTGAATTTGAAATCCGCTTAAAGGACGTTGAAGAGATTTACCCGGATACTTTACAAGCTGAAGAAATCACGGATTTTCTGGCCGAATTAAAAGCGAATGCCTTTGCAGGTGAATTAAATGACAATGATATTCTGGTGACCAGTGATACAATTGTATGGCATGAAGGTAAAGCTTTAGGAAAACCGAAAGATTATGACGATGCTTTTGAAACTTTGCGATCATTATCCGGTAAAACACACGAAGTCATTACTTCAGTTTGCCTGACAAGTACGACCAAACGAGAGACATTTCACGAGTTTACCAAAGTCACTTTTAACCCGCTACCGGACGAATATATCCGTTATTACCTGGATAACTATTCTCCTTTTGACAAAGCCGGCTCTTACGGTATCCAGGAATGGATCGGATTGGTTGCTATTGCGAAAATTGAAGGTTCCTATAATAATGTTGTCGGACTTCCTGTAGATAAAGTCTTTCAACATTTGCTTATCTTTGTAGGATAA
- a CDS encoding mechanosensitive ion channel domain-containing protein, which yields MISNEYTAQIISSIITLLFFAVIRYLATKIVRRFTQLSHTMERRSNLVIKYISILIGALSVLSLTVIWGVKADDILLVISSMFAVIGVAMFAQWSILSNITAGIILFFSFPFKIGDIIKIHDKDFPIEAEIEDITTFHALLKTKDGERITYPNNLLLQKAISIITHHIDEKEFMD from the coding sequence ATGATAAGTAATGAGTATACCGCCCAGATCATCAGTTCAATAATTACGTTACTATTTTTTGCCGTTATCCGCTATCTGGCTACTAAAATTGTAAGACGGTTTACCCAGCTTTCCCATACAATGGAGCGCCGTAGCAATCTGGTGATCAAATATATCAGTATCCTTATCGGTGCTTTAAGTGTCCTTTCCTTAACCGTTATATGGGGTGTAAAAGCAGACGATATTTTATTGGTTATTTCTTCAATGTTTGCCGTGATCGGTGTAGCCATGTTTGCACAATGGTCAATTCTGAGTAATATTACGGCCGGGATAATTCTGTTTTTTTCTTTTCCGTTTAAGATCGGTGATATTATCAAGATACATGACAAGGATTTCCCAATTGAAGCCGAAATTGAAGATATCACTACTTTTCATGCTTTGCTAAAAACAAAAGACGGTGAAAGAATAACGTATCCGAATAACCTTCTACTTCAAAAAGCCATTTCCATTATTACGCATCATATTGATGAAAAAGAATTTATGGACTAA
- a CDS encoding Rossmann-like and DUF2520 domain-containing protein, translating into MIKIAIIGSGNVAQHLITVFQKTATVKLVQVFARKKETLSTLVPEALVTSDLSGLKEADLYIIAVSDDAISDIAAQLNFTNKLIVHTSGSSGMEVLGNQNRKGVFYPLQTFSKTKAVDFKTVPLCLECENEADYQLLEAVANAISDKVYRISSEQRQSLHVAAVFSCNFVNHLYQIGDEICRENNIPFEILFPLIQETADKIKTLSPQAAQTGPAIRRDQKTIERHLAFLKDNPERTEIYQLLTESIQKNND; encoded by the coding sequence ATGATTAAAATCGCTATTATCGGCTCTGGTAATGTAGCCCAACACCTGATTACTGTTTTCCAAAAAACAGCGACTGTAAAACTGGTACAGGTTTTTGCCCGAAAAAAAGAGACCCTTAGTACTCTTGTTCCGGAAGCCTTAGTTACTTCCGATCTTTCGGGACTAAAAGAAGCTGATTTATACATTATTGCCGTATCTGACGATGCTATTTCTGATATCGCCGCACAACTAAATTTTACCAATAAATTAATAGTCCATACCTCAGGTAGTTCCGGTATGGAAGTTTTAGGTAATCAAAACAGAAAAGGTGTCTTTTATCCGTTACAGACTTTTTCAAAAACCAAGGCAGTCGATTTTAAGACGGTTCCCTTATGTTTAGAATGCGAAAACGAAGCCGACTACCAATTATTAGAAGCGGTTGCTAATGCTATATCCGATAAAGTTTACCGCATCAGTTCCGAACAAAGACAAAGTCTTCATGTAGCAGCTGTATTTTCCTGTAATTTTGTAAACCACCTGTATCAGATAGGTGATGAAATTTGTCGGGAAAACAATATCCCTTTTGAAATCCTTTTTCCGTTAATTCAGGAAACCGCGGATAAAATAAAAACATTGTCTCCGCAAGCCGCTCAAACCGGACCGGCAATCCGTAGAGATCAAAAAACAATCGAAAGACATCTGGCCTTTTTAAAGGATAATCCGGAACGAACAGAAATATATCAACTACTAACAGAATCCATACAAAAAAATAATGACTAA
- a CDS encoding geranylgeranylglycerol-phosphate geranylgeranyltransferase: MMPFLKLIRYQNLVMIALMQLLFHYGFLKQQPGLIPALSDFQYLLLIIATICIAAGGFVINNIMDQETDRIAKPNNLVVGKFISEAAAYNIYIGCNIIGVGIGFYLSNLIGKAGFSALFIIIAATLYLYATSLKQSLLIGNIIVALLLSVSVIIIGIFDLYPIINETNQAQLSVLFRILLDYAVFAFMINFIRELVKDIEDMDGDYNAGMNTLPIAIGKARAAKVAFALAFIPIASLLYYINQNLLGLQFVLFYLLLFVIGPLLYFLIKIWGAKNKAEFHHLSLVLKLVLLFGILSIGVITFNMHYHA, from the coding sequence ATGATGCCTTTTTTAAAATTAATTCGCTATCAGAATCTGGTAATGATTGCGCTGATGCAATTGTTATTTCACTATGGTTTTCTAAAACAGCAACCCGGATTAATTCCGGCTTTATCGGATTTTCAATATCTATTATTAATAATAGCCACTATCTGTATTGCAGCCGGTGGTTTTGTAATTAATAATATTATGGATCAGGAAACCGATCGGATTGCAAAACCGAATAATCTGGTTGTAGGGAAATTTATTTCGGAAGCAGCTGCGTACAATATCTATATCGGTTGCAACATTATTGGTGTCGGTATCGGGTTTTACTTGTCCAACTTAATCGGAAAAGCCGGTTTTTCAGCTTTGTTTATCATCATTGCCGCTACATTATATCTGTATGCAACCAGTTTAAAACAAAGCTTACTTATCGGAAATATTATTGTCGCCTTATTGCTTTCCGTTAGCGTTATCATAATCGGTATCTTTGATTTATACCCGATAATTAATGAAACGAATCAGGCACAACTAAGTGTTTTATTTCGTATCCTACTTGATTACGCCGTTTTTGCATTTATGATCAATTTTATCCGAGAGCTTGTCAAAGACATTGAAGATATGGACGGCGATTATAATGCCGGAATGAATACCTTACCTATTGCCATCGGAAAAGCCCGTGCCGCTAAAGTTGCTTTTGCACTGGCATTTATCCCGATTGCAAGTTTGCTTTATTACATCAACCAAAATCTTTTAGGATTACAATTTGTCTTGTTTTATTTACTGCTTTTTGTAATCGGTCCGCTACTCTATTTTCTGATCAAGATTTGGGGAGCGAAAAACAAAGCAGAGTTTCACCATCTAAGTCTTGTCTTAAAACTCGTATTACTATTCGGAATTCTTTCTATTGGAGTGATTACTTTTAATATGCACTATCATGCTTAA
- a CDS encoding KdsC family phosphatase → MTKSYKELMNDITTFIFDVDGVLTDGTIHVTQTGEMLRHMNIRDGYAMKAAVENGYTVCIISGGSNEGVRIRLRNLGITDIYLGVPNKVETFDEFTDIYKINPEQVLYMGDDIPDYHVMKLVGLATCPQDAAPEIKEICNYISHKNGGKGAVRDVIEQVMKVQGKWMEHFDAKYD, encoded by the coding sequence ATGACTAAGAGTTACAAAGAATTAATGAACGACATCACTACTTTTATTTTTGATGTCGATGGCGTTTTAACTGATGGTACAATACATGTAACCCAAACCGGAGAAATGCTCCGTCATATGAATATCCGCGATGGTTATGCTATGAAGGCTGCCGTAGAAAACGGCTATACGGTTTGTATTATTTCCGGCGGTAGTAATGAAGGAGTTCGAATCCGACTTCGTAATTTAGGAATAACCGATATTTATCTTGGCGTACCCAACAAAGTAGAAACATTTGACGAGTTTACCGATATTTATAAGATCAACCCGGAGCAAGTACTTTATATGGGGGACGATATTCCGGACTATCACGTTATGAAATTAGTAGGCCTGGCAACCTGTCCGCAGGATGCAGCACCGGAAATCAAAGAAATCTGCAACTATATCTCCCATAAAAACGGAGGTAAAGGTGCTGTTCGCGATGTGATTGAACAGGTTATGAAAGTTCAGGGAAAATGGATGGAACATTTTGATGCTAAATACGATTAA